ATGCTATTTCCAATGCTGAAAGTCAAGGCTTTGCAGTAGCTTATTCTAATGAAGCTTTTGAATTATGGTATGTCCTACATTTCCAGCCCCTCAACAGTGGAATTTCCAGAAGTGACTATTCTCAAAAGCTGACCTCTCTGCTTGGTAAAAACTATCAGAAAAATAGTCCGCGTATGTATGATGACTTGCTCGACAAACAGACGACTGCGATCAAGAATGCTGAAAAACTTCTTGAACAGTATGATCCTCATAATCCAGAGAAAGATAACCCATCAACAACAGTACATCGACTGGTTAAGGAACTCAATAGGTTTATTCGATAAAAGGCTTAAAAGTATTTTGACACCAACTTCTCAAGATACTGAATGGCATCAATTTATCAGTTGATGGTAGCTCTAAACCCTGAACAGCAACAGATAATCTTTCGCTACGCCCTCACCAAGAACTACAGCCGGCTAAGTGTGACGTTGCGTGCC
This DNA window, taken from Microcoleus sp. FACHB-68, encodes the following:
- a CDS encoding RloB family protein, which encodes MSKQRDNSRGYSLRKVNIREIKQRFLIVCEGVETEPNYFRGFRVPTVKIEIQGLGKNPSNLIKTAKDLNDKEEYDQVWCVFDRDSWTKQDFNNAISNAESQGFAVAYSNEAFELWYVLHFQPLNSGISRSDYSQKLTSLLGKNYQKNSPRMYDDLLDKQTTAIKNAEKLLEQYDPHNPEKDNPSTTVHRLVKELNRFIR